Within Winogradskyella helgolandensis, the genomic segment GCTATAGGTGTAAAGGCAGTAATGTCATAGCCGAGTAGTACTAATAACCCATAGGCTTATTGTCACTTCGACTTCGCTCGACAACCAGTAATGGTTAACGAGCGAGTCAGTTTTTTTATAAAGTATACGTTACGATACATATCATGTCTTTTTTTCAATATGTCAACAATATTAGTGTTGATTATTTATAACAACCCAAGTTCTGATCAAAGTCAGAATAAAAATTTAAGGTGGTTATAGCGACGGGGCTCACCTCTAACCATTCCGAACAGAGTAGTTAAGCCCGTTTGCGCCGATGGTACTGCTTTACTGTGGAAGAGTAGGTCGCCGCCTTTTTTAAGAACCCTTACTAGATATTCTAGTAAGGGTTTTTTTCGTTTTATCACTTTTTTTATATGCCCAAGTGATTATTTGAAATAGAAAATCAAATCTAGAAATGTGTTTTCTATAATATTTACAAGGTTACATATATAGATTGTCTTCAAAATACCAATAGTACACTTTTCTTAGGCTTATCATCTTAACATTATTGAAGTTGTTAAGTGAAATGCTAATGTGTTTTTTGCTAAATTGTACATGAAGAGAGTTAACTAGGTAAAAAAAATCTACTTATTGTTTAGTACCTAAAGAGAGTAGAGCGTTTGTTGGTCCATGGAACCAAGGATTTAATGAATTGGTCTAACACCTCACTTACAAAAAAGACAACGTTTTACTTTTTCTTCTTGAATATGCTGTCTAAAATGGTATTGATACCGATAAATAGAAATGCAATTGCAGCAATGCAAAGTATAAAGGCAATAATAAGTAGTGGAATGTAAAGCGGCTTTTCACTATTGTCTAAGGCTAAATGTACCAAGGTAGGACCTAAAAACATAAGACCTAAACAGATGGCTAAACGTTTTATGCCTTTGGTTAAGATATCTTTGTCTGTTCTATTATTGTCTTCCATGGGTGATACTATTTCTTACATTTTTGTACTTACTTAATAAAATTGTAGCTTCTGTTTCTGAAATATTTAATTCATCCATAATCATTTTTACAGCTCTGTGGACTAACTTGTCGTTACTGAGTTGCATATCTACCATTTTATTACCCTTTACTTTTCCAAGTTGAATCATAGTGGTGGTCGTAATCATGTTGAGAACTAGTTTTTGAGCTGTTCCAGCTTTCATTCTTGAACTTCCGGTTAAAAATTCTGGACCAACGATGACTTCAATAGGGAATCTTGCTGTTAAAGATAAAGGACTATTTTGATTACACGTTATACAACCCGTTATGATATTAT encodes:
- a CDS encoding DUF6095 family protein; protein product: MEDNNRTDKDILTKGIKRLAICLGLMFLGPTLVHLALDNSEKPLYIPLLIIAFILCIAAIAFLFIGINTILDSIFKKKK
- a CDS encoding N-acetylmuramic acid 6-phosphate etherase — its product is MYHIKEIVIGIAASGTTPYVISALAKCNEHNIITGCITCNQNSPLSLTARFPIEVIVGPEFLTGSSRMKAGTAQKLVLNMITTTTMIQLGKVKGNKMVDMQLSNDKLVHRAVKMIMDELNISETEATILLSKYKNVRNSITHGRQ